The region GACCATGGTTGCTTCTCAGGTGATTGCGAACGATGTTGCGGTGAATATAGGCGGAGCTTCCGGCAATTTCGAATTGAACGTATTCAAACCGTTGATCATTCACAATGTTTTGAATTCCGTTCGTTTACTCGCGGATTCTGCCGTTTCTTTCGAAGAACATTGCGCTCGCGGAATCGAACCGAATCGAGATAAGATCAAGGAACATTTGAAGAATAGTTTGATGCTCGTGACCGCTTTGAATCCGCATATCGGATACGATAATGCCGCAAAGATCGCGAAGAACGCTCATAAGAAAGGCACGAGTTTGAAGGAATCCGGGATAGAACTCGGACTTCTGACTTCCGAGCAATTCGATCAGTGGGTGCTTCCCGAAAAAATGATCTCTCCGGGATTGGATTAAGTCGGTAAGTTTTAAGAAGAACGGAAGATAAAAAAAGGGCGGCTCTTTACGACCGCCCTTTTCGTATTCTAACCGAATTCCCTAACTTATTGTTTAGGTTGGACTTCTACGAATTTGAAAGTTACTCGGCGGTTTTTAGGATCCTTTGCGTCCAATCCGGAAACTGGAGAAGAAGATCCTGCGCTTTTGGTAACGATGCGGTTTGCAGGAAGACCTTGTTTTACGAGAGATTGTTTAACCGCTTTAGCACGGATTTCTCCGTAGAAAACGTTTCCTTTTTTATCGCCTTCGGCTTCTTCGGGACCGATTTGATCGGTGTGTCCGGTGATTTCCAGAGCCCAAGAATCAGGAAGTTTTTGGATTCCTTCTTTGATTACTGCGATGTTTACTTTCGCCCATTCGCTGAAGTCTCCCGCGCTAACGTCGGCCTTTTTGTAGCTGAAACCCGGGCGAGTGATTCCATCCGGATAACGGAAGTCTTTGATTTGATTATTAAATACGTCTGCAGGGGAGTCTACGTTGACGTTACGAGAAGCAGCGGAATTTTGCTCTGGCTCAGGAGCTGCTTGGTCTTTATTTTCCGCAGAAGAGCAGAGTGCTATTGAAAAAACCGTTGCACCGATGAGCAGGATATTTAGAATTTTTTTTACCATGTTGTTTCCTTCCTTGAATAGGGTAGGGGTTATTTCGATGAATTTATCCAAAATATACTAATTCTCGGAAAATGGGAAATCTTTTTTAACGATCCAGCCTGAATGCATCTATCCTTATCTAATAGCTATTTCTTGGGAACCATCTAATGAATCTGGAACTTCATGCCGAAGTTAACGATGAATCCGAGGGAACCAGGATCGATCGGTTTTTAAAGGACTATCTGGGAGACGAAATCTCACGAGCTTCCATACAGCACTGGATCGATTCCGGTTGGGTGGTCGATTCTTCCGGAAAAGCCGTTTTAAAATCCTCTTATAAAGTAAGCCCCGGGGAAGAATTTCGGATCTCAGTTCCGCCCAAGCCTCCTTTGAATTTGACCCCGATCAAAATGGATCTGGAGGTAATTAAGGAAACTCCCCAGTATCTGATTATACGAAAACCTCCCGGAATCGCTTCCCATAGCGGCCCTGGAGACAGATCGGCTACACTTGTTAACGGATTACTTTATAAGTTCAAGGAGCTTTCTCAGGCAGGGGGAGAAGCACGTCCAGGGATCGTCCATCGCTTGGATAAACCTACGGAAGGTCTGATGCTAGTTGCGAAGACCGATCTCGCTCACGCTAAATTATCCGAACTATTCCGAAAAAGAGAGATCACTAAGAAATATCTTGCTTGGGTACAGGGAACCTTACCGGAAGGAGAAGGTACGATCGACAAGCCTATAGGAAGACATCCGGTGGAAAGATTAAAGATGACTGTGACCCCGAAAGGAAGAGCGTCCGTCACTCATTATAGCGTGCTTAGAAGCTTGGTCTCCAATACAGGGCGCAAGTTTTCCCTTATCGAAGCGGATTTGGAAACGGGTAGAACCCATCAAATCCGGGTTCATTTCCAGAGTCTTAGGACCCCGGTGGTCGGCGATTTATTATACTCTAAGAATGCCCACTTGTTCCAAGCGTACGGACTCTTATTGCTTTCTTATTGGTTGGAATTTCAGGATCCGTTTTCGGGAGAAGAAGTGAAAGCGGTCCTTTCGCCTCCGGAAAGGTTCTTGAAATTCGAAGAACATCTGGAACGTTTTTGAATTAGAATTCCTCGCTTGCTTGCAAAAATTCGTCTACATTCTATGATAAAGAAGACGAAAGGAAGTCTGATGGAAGAGGAAAAGATCGAGAAAATCAAGCAGGGCTTTTGGCCCAAAGTAAAGAAGGTCGCAGGTAAGGTTCCTTTCCTTGCGGATGCGATCGCCTTGTACTATGCCATGCTGGATCCAGAAACTCCTTTGAAAGCTAAGTTGACCATCGCGGGAGCATTGGCATATTTCTTAACTCCTTTCGACGCGATTCCCGATATTCTTTTCGGTGCGGGATATTTGGACGATGCGGGAGTCGTAGCCGCCGTTCTTGCTGCAGCTTCCGTCTATGTGAAAGACGAGCACAAAAAGAAGGCTCAGGAGTTCTTGAATTCGGGTCCCCAAAACGCCACCTAGATTTTTCCTTCGCACTTTCTTTCCCCTTCTCAAAACGGTATTTAACTTACTTTACCGGTAAGGCCTGTATCAAAGAATGAGCCTTGCTTGGAACCGCTATGAGTTACGAAAACGAAATTAAAATTAGATACCAACACTTCCTAAATTTCGCTCCCAAAATCATGGAGTTCCTGACCTCGACTCATGAAAGCGAGGACTTGAAAGTAACTCATAAGGGAAGCATAGAATCCGACCTTGTAACGATCGCGGACAAGGGTTCGGAAGAATTGATAGTAACAGAAATTAGAAGCGCTTTTCCCGAAGATCATATTTTGGGAGAAGAAGGAAGTTCCCACGAAGGAACGAGTAGGTTCAAATGGATTATCGATCCTTTGGACGGAACGGTCAATTATTCCCACCGGCTTCCCTTGTACTGTTGCTGCATCGGTTTGGAGGATATGGAAACCCGCTCCGCAGTGATGGGTATCGTCCCCCTGCCTGCTTTAGATCAGGTTTATCATGCGATGCTCGGCCAAGGTGCGTTTCGAGATAAGACTCGGATTCGAGTTTCCGAAACTCATGAAATCAAAAAGGCGTTACTCTGCACGGGCTTTCCTTATGATCGGGACGATAAGATAGATCGGTTGATCTTTAATTTGAGAAATTTTCTGATCAAGGCGAGGGGAATCCGAAGAACCGGTTCCGCCGGATTGGACATCTGCTGGGTGGCCGAAGGTAAATTCGATGCATTCTGGGAAGAAGATCTCAAGCCTTGGGATATGACCGCTGCGGCCGCAATATTACAGGAAGCGGGAGGAAAGCTCAGTACTTTTGCGAATAACACTTTCCATCCGTACGTTTCCAATGTGATCGCTTCCAACGGAAAATTGCACGAGAAAATGGTGGAAGTTCTCGAAGAGTTCGTAGGTCTTCCTTAATTCTTTTCTCGTTCTAGATTAAAATCCGAAAAATCATTTTTACACGGACCGCCTCCGACAAAATGGACTGCATGAGTTGGATATTGTTACTCTTAGCGGGTTTATTCGAGGTGGGTTTCACTACTTGTATGAAACTCTCCGACGGTTTCAAGGATTGGAAGTATATTCTGGGTTTCTTCGCTTTCGCCTGTGTGAGTTTCTATTTTTTAAATCGGGCAACCGCGACTATTCCGCTTGGAACCGCCTACGCAGTATGGACGGGAATCGGCGCGGCCGGAACGGCTATCGTTGGAATCGTATTTTTCGGAGATTCTTTCGGTTTGGGTAGGATCTTTTTTCTGACCACTTTGATCGCTTCCGTGATCGGGTTAAAATTTCTAGGAGGGGATTAAGTCTTCAATCGGAATAACGCCTGCGAATGCAGCGCTCGACGATTTGGACCAATTTCCTTTCAACGGTCTCCGGATTAAAATTAGCCTGCACATATCTCTTTCCGTTCAGTCCCATTTCTCCCCGTTCTTTCGGATGTTGGACTAGAAAGTCGGCTACTGCCGCGAAACTTTCCTGATCGGAATAATACAATCCGGCATTACTTCGGATGCAATGTCCTTGTAAAACGTCGGATTTTCCGTTTACCATGACCGCTTTCTCACGGATCCAAGCTTCCATAAGAATGATGGAAAAACTTTCCATAGGAGATGGGTTGATAAGAATATCGCAGGACTCTATACGAGCGTTCTTTTCCTTTTCGTCCACGAAACCGATCAAGTCCAGATGCGGGAATTTGGAAAGCTTCTGCATCAGCTTCGCATCTCCCCTTCCTACTAAGGATAATTTGTCGTTTCTACCGCTTCTTTTTTGCCATTCCGCAAAGAAGTTCGCCATTTTGAGAACTCCTTTGCCTTCGTCCATTCTTCCTACATACAGGAAATCGAAGGATTTGTCCGGAGATTTGGGAGGAACCTTTTCCGTCGGTTCTTTTTCCGGTATGGATAGATACATTCCGATTACGCTTCCTAAACTAGGAATGTAGCCGTATAAACGCGAGAATAACTGTTTTTCTTCGGGAGTATTGAAGCAATAGGCGGAGTCGTCTTTGAAAAGATTATTATAAACTCCTAATTTAGCCGGAGGTTCGTCGTGTAGGGTCGGAATGACGACGGCTTTTTTGGAAACCAAAGGTAAACCGTAAACCATAGGATAGTATAGATAGGAGACGAAAACGAATACGTCGTAATCCCTTTCGTTCGTTTCGATATATTGGATCAGGTCCGGACAATAAGGGCCTTGCATATCCACCCAGTTTCGTTCCCTTTCTTCCTGGGATTTGAATCGATTCTTTCCCACGCTTTCGAATTCGTGAGCTCGGAATAATTTATCGGAGTAACGATTGAACTTACGGATATTCCTTTCCTTGTCCACGGAAAAGCGAAGGATCCGAATCTTGTTTCCTTCCTCCGTTTCCATCCATTCTCTGCTGATTTTTTTCTCGGAATCCTTTCCTAGGAGAACCGTATCCAAGTCGGTGACCGGGATTTGGTTCTTCCAGGAAATATAATCCAAGGATCGCGTGGATAATACCGTAACCTCGTAGAATTTGGAAAGCATCAGAGTGTAAAGATAGATAAGCTTCTCCGATCCCCCGGAAACTTGTCCGGAAAAGATGGGACTTACTACGGCCAATCTTCTACGCGAGTTTAGCAAGAATCGGCCTCATGATGGATTCCGGATTGACCGTAGAAAAATTTCTCAGTCGATGTTCCTGGGTATCCAATATCTCGTTTCTCAGATTCGAATCGGTGGCGAGTTTGTGAGCCAATTCTGCGACGGTTTCCATTCGTTTTTCTTTAAATAGAATTCCGGCTCCGTCCAGTGTTTCGCTTACGGCTCCCGCGTCGTATGCCAAAATAGGAATCTTATGTATCATCGCTTCCAATAGCGGAACGCAGAACCCCTCGTGCTCGCTCATGGACAGAAAAAGATCGCAGGAACGGTACATTCTTCTCACTTCTTCGTCCGAAAGAAAATCCGTTATGATTACATTCTGCCTTAGCTTATAGAAATCCAACATTCTCTCCAATTCTTCCCTATATAGATAGAGTTCCTTGGAACTGAATCCAACGATGAAGAGTTGGAAATCCGGACCGAATAGCTTGGAGTAAATATGTGCGAAGCGGATCAGATCGTCCTGCTTTTTATTGGGAGTGATTCTTCCTACAAAAAGGAATTTAGGAATTTTAGGGGATTCGTCGATCGGTCGAGGATTTTCAATCGGAAATTTTACTTGCGGAAGTTGGTAAGTGATCGGCAGAACTTCGACATTCTTAAAACCCAGATCGTTCAGTTCCTTCTTGTTATATTCGGATACGGCCAGCACGAAATCGAATTCGTCTCGTAGGACTTCCAATTCTTCTCGTCCTTTTTTTAGAAGATAAGTGAGTTTCAGATCGTATCTTTCGAAATAATGATAAGGCGTTACGTTATGATAGACTAGGATCTTTGGATTCTTGGTTTCTTGAACGAATTCCAATACTTCTGAATGGATGGAATGGTGATAGATCAGGATATCCCTTTTCCGGGGAGAATAGGCCTTATGTTTTTTCACCAGAGCTCCCGTTCCCGGCCCCGTATTTTCTGCGAATATGTCCGAAGAATAACCCATTCTGCGAAACAAAGTTCGAAGAGAACTCATCTCGTTGGAAATCGCATCTCCGGTATTGAATCCGGCTGCAAATTGATGGACGGATCTTCTTCCGAAGTTCATGCGGAGGCGGCTTCCTTATAG is a window of Leptospira wolffii serovar Khorat str. Khorat-H2 DNA encoding:
- the loa22 gene encoding OmpA family outer membrane lipoprotein Loa22 produces the protein MVKKILNILLIGATVFSIALCSSAENKDQAAPEPEQNSAASRNVNVDSPADVFNNQIKDFRYPDGITRPGFSYKKADVSAGDFSEWAKVNIAVIKEGIQKLPDSWALEITGHTDQIGPEEAEGDKKGNVFYGEIRAKAVKQSLVKQGLPANRIVTKSAGSSSPVSGLDAKDPKNRRVTFKFVEVQPKQ
- a CDS encoding RluA family pseudouridine synthase; protein product: MNLELHAEVNDESEGTRIDRFLKDYLGDEISRASIQHWIDSGWVVDSSGKAVLKSSYKVSPGEEFRISVPPKPPLNLTPIKMDLEVIKETPQYLIIRKPPGIASHSGPGDRSATLVNGLLYKFKELSQAGGEARPGIVHRLDKPTEGLMLVAKTDLAHAKLSELFRKREITKKYLAWVQGTLPEGEGTIDKPIGRHPVERLKMTVTPKGRASVTHYSVLRSLVSNTGRKFSLIEADLETGRTHQIRVHFQSLRTPVVGDLLYSKNAHLFQAYGLLLLSYWLEFQDPFSGEEVKAVLSPPERFLKFEEHLERF
- a CDS encoding YkvA family protein codes for the protein MEEEKIEKIKQGFWPKVKKVAGKVPFLADAIALYYAMLDPETPLKAKLTIAGALAYFLTPFDAIPDILFGAGYLDDAGVVAAVLAAASVYVKDEHKKKAQEFLNSGPQNAT
- a CDS encoding inositol monophosphatase family protein, which produces MSYENEIKIRYQHFLNFAPKIMEFLTSTHESEDLKVTHKGSIESDLVTIADKGSEELIVTEIRSAFPEDHILGEEGSSHEGTSRFKWIIDPLDGTVNYSHRLPLYCCCIGLEDMETRSAVMGIVPLPALDQVYHAMLGQGAFRDKTRIRVSETHEIKKALLCTGFPYDRDDKIDRLIFNLRNFLIKARGIRRTGSAGLDICWVAEGKFDAFWEEDLKPWDMTAAAAILQEAGGKLSTFANNTFHPYVSNVIASNGKLHEKMVEVLEEFVGLP
- a CDS encoding DMT family transporter; this translates as MSWILLLLAGLFEVGFTTCMKLSDGFKDWKYILGFFAFACVSFYFLNRATATIPLGTAYAVWTGIGAAGTAIVGIVFFGDSFGLGRIFFLTTLIASVIGLKFLGGD
- a CDS encoding glycosyltransferase family 4 protein → MAVVSPIFSGQVSGGSEKLIYLYTLMLSKFYEVTVLSTRSLDYISWKNQIPVTDLDTVLLGKDSEKKISREWMETEEGNKIRILRFSVDKERNIRKFNRYSDKLFRAHEFESVGKNRFKSQEERERNWVDMQGPYCPDLIQYIETNERDYDVFVFVSYLYYPMVYGLPLVSKKAVVIPTLHDEPPAKLGVYNNLFKDDSAYCFNTPEEKQLFSRLYGYIPSLGSVIGMYLSIPEKEPTEKVPPKSPDKSFDFLYVGRMDEGKGVLKMANFFAEWQKRSGRNDKLSLVGRGDAKLMQKLSKFPHLDLIGFVDEKEKNARIESCDILINPSPMESFSIILMEAWIREKAVMVNGKSDVLQGHCIRSNAGLYYSDQESFAAVADFLVQHPKERGEMGLNGKRYVQANFNPETVERKLVQIVERCIRRRYSD
- a CDS encoding glycosyltransferase family 4 protein codes for the protein MNFGRRSVHQFAAGFNTGDAISNEMSSLRTLFRRMGYSSDIFAENTGPGTGALVKKHKAYSPRKRDILIYHHSIHSEVLEFVQETKNPKILVYHNVTPYHYFERYDLKLTYLLKKGREELEVLRDEFDFVLAVSEYNKKELNDLGFKNVEVLPITYQLPQVKFPIENPRPIDESPKIPKFLFVGRITPNKKQDDLIRFAHIYSKLFGPDFQLFIVGFSSKELYLYREELERMLDFYKLRQNVIITDFLSDEEVRRMYRSCDLFLSMSEHEGFCVPLLEAMIHKIPILAYDAGAVSETLDGAGILFKEKRMETVAELAHKLATDSNLRNEILDTQEHRLRNFSTVNPESIMRPILAKLA